The following are encoded together in the Rhizobium tumorigenes genome:
- a CDS encoding UPF0262 family protein: protein MAAGDFRLTDVVLDNTIGRASPDVEHERAVAIFDLVEENFFQPIGHAGGPYSLKLSLLDSKLVLDISAEGELQVATHILSLTPFRRIVKDYFLVCESYYEAIRSATPSRIEAIDMGRRSIHNEGSQTLCDRLKGKIDIDFNTSRRLFTLVCVLYWRG from the coding sequence ATGGCGGCGGGCGACTTCCGGCTGACCGATGTGGTCCTCGACAATACGATCGGCCGCGCCAGCCCTGATGTCGAACACGAGCGCGCCGTTGCCATCTTCGACCTGGTCGAGGAAAATTTCTTCCAGCCCATCGGTCATGCCGGTGGGCCCTACAGCCTGAAATTGTCGTTGCTGGATTCCAAGCTGGTGCTGGATATCAGTGCCGAAGGCGAGCTTCAGGTCGCCACGCATATTCTGTCGCTGACGCCATTCCGGCGCATCGTGAAGGACTACTTCCTGGTCTGCGAGAGCTACTACGAGGCGATCCGGTCGGCGACGCCGAGCCGTATCGAGGCAATCGACATGGGTCGCCGCAGTATCCACAACGAAGGGTCGCAGACGCTGTGCGACCGCTTGAAAGGCAAGATCGACATCGACTTCAACACATCGCGGCGGCTGTTCACGCTCGTCTGCGTTCTCTACTGGCGGGGTTAG